The region TAAGAGACACATAATTAAAAGAAACTGCATTACACTTGAAAGGAAATCGCCTTACCATTCTCACTGTGTACAAGATGTTCCCATAACAATAGGCCATGACACCCACAGGGACAAAGAAGCATCCAAGCAGGAAGAAGAGAATAAAGGCGGCATCATTGGGATTTTTGGAAGCCCAGTCGAGAGAGCAGCCTAACTGGTGCACCTCCAGCGTGTAGCGGTTCCACCCCAGGAGAGGAGCACCAGTCCAGGCCAGAGAGTACATCCAGATGTGTGCAATGGCCCTCCAGGCCCAGGGGAAGTCGATGACCTTGGCATGAACCACACGGATGTAGCGCTCATAAGCCAGGCCAGAGAGAGTCATGATGGACACGATTCCTTGAACAGAGAAGGGAAAGATATTAAGATATTTAATGTTAAGAGTGTTTGTTACCTTCAATATTCTAAATGTCGATTCTCTTGCCTAATCCAGTAATGATAATCATTCTGTCTGTCAAGACACACTGATTACATATAAttaacaacaaataaattaaaggcTGCAAAACAAATACTAGCATgatgaataaataatttacaatttaaataataaaataagttttCACATTACAGAGGCAGGTGAAACAAATGTGAGTTTCAAGTTTCTTTAACCAATTAATGTTGTTCACCTGAActaatttgttaaaatgtatgtatatgaaaaaatattgtataatgttaataatgCATCAGCTGATTGAAGTCTTGATGTCTGTTCCAAATGCACGATTTTACTGTATAAGTTATGCAACTTCATGGATTGCTGACTAGCAGCCTATCTGTCTGCATTTGCTTACTGATTTAAGTAATTACATTGTAATGAATGAACTCTACCTAttttaaaggcagtacaacaattACTACAATGATGTCTAAATAACTTTTATACAGTACCGGCACTTATTCGAGCATAAATGGGCTCCCCTGTTAACGCacacaatgattgacaggcacaacgtcttctgattggctaaacaatGATCTGACCGCGGCCCGCGGACATCTTTCCCCCCGCTGTTTACCAAGCCTGGGGCTGTTACAGAAACAGGTTTGAAATTTCATGGCACCAATTTCAGTGATATTTGACAGGAAACTGTGATGTTTTATGCATGTCTTTTCATCAGATATTACTTAGAGTACCTTTACTCTGAAATTGGAAAAAGCATTTTATCATCCTTTAAAAGCTTGGTATGTTCTTTCTGTTCTACAAGTGCCACCAAATACAATTGCAAAAGTAAAACctgttttaaaacagttttcCAAATGTGTCCCTGTCTTCTATTGATAGAACAATTGATAGTCCAGCcaccaactcatgccattggttgagtcaatgctGTTGTGTTGGGCTGGATGGGCCACTTAAACAGTGGAGATTTAATAGAACCACAGAGAcactgtttacagttttcaaaatatatttttacctaCAAGTTATAtagcttatagttgtctctgcatattaagctgggataggagtacataatttaacacagaaaaagttacacgcTTCAActttaagattttttacattgtgaaaaCATTTCCAGTTACACACAATTTACTCCACGATTCTCCCTTATTCCAATGTGAATAAAGATGGCCATTATGATATTTACATTGTCACATTCAATAATGCTCTGTTTGTTTCAGCACCCCTTCAGgtcaacacaacaacattgacttaaCCAATGGTGCTTGGGCTGGGACTATCTGTATGCGTGGCCAGTGGCAGATGGAGGGTGTATtcgtaaaatgtttattttttactagggctgtcaatcgattacatttttttatcgaattaattacatggtgtcccgattaatcgtaatcgcataaacaaatatttgctgagaaagcccctcatataaaaataactcaatatataatgatgaaataattatacatggttaactttaaatatgtaaaaattatatatatatatatatatatatatatatatatatatatatatatatatatatatatatatatatatatataataaaaatattcagataattaaaatgcattacattcttgtggcagaagagttaatcattgataagaccatacaaaaagcggctttagaatacaatgtattgtttactaccatattattgatcataagtcaatcattggcatacagttcacagcaatacatttcacaagtgaatttgtcaatcagttggagatttattatgagggcttgtttaaggacccgtcaatgaacacctgcgtcagacatgcttgtgtagcgtttcGTGTGCGTTGGGTCaaacataaactttttaggtcactgtgtcaagttaaatatagtttaatacttagaacacatcttgagatctgtCAGTTtgaatttgtgctccatcaagtgttttgaacgcaaaaaCATAACGaaggtctgttttgtgctgtctggttgttttcttcactgtataaactgtgcgttgcctcTCAGcagaaatttcaattactgccccctggagtaaacaggtggtgctacaagcttgcatttctcaggaatcttccttattatgccgttttttttacattaaacaatgtttattttgcaattctgttaGGTGACGCTAGTGTCACAGATATTACACTCTTTAGGTTTAATGGTACTTCATTAAACTCATCTTAATTTTTGCATAAATATTatacaaaatctaaaaaaatgttatttattttgggATGAGGTACATGATGACATGTTTTTGACAGAAAAACTCTGTGATCCTATGCTCTATTTCTCTCTATCTTTATTTTTTCACTGTGCTTCTAGAGGTAAATAACTGTCTCTGTGAATGCAGCAGCAGTATCTCAACCATCCAGGCATACATAGACATATTCACCCAATTACCCAGATATCCACAGTCGTCCATGTCAAAGGCAGACCAGTGGGGAGGCTGCACTAACATGTTTGGTCTCAACTGTCAGCAGTGTTCATGCAGACGTCTTTTTGAGACATAAACCAACATCAGAttatggctgttttttttttttattgtgtgttttgcCCAATAGCTTGGAACGAGAACATTGTAGAGGTCTGtatgaaaagaataaaataaacaataatagttGTTTGAATAATACTTATGCAGTAACTGAGGCAGAGTTTAGctagaaaaatatgcaatatttattCCAAGCATAGGAATATAATGCAGGAGTTGAATCTCATTATAActgcaatttttatttaaaaaaaaatccagttctCAAATGGAAAAATTGCCTCCACAAAAAAGTGTTCAGGCCCAAAGCATCAAAAGCAGCCAATTTCACAATTCTTAAATGAGTCAAATATGGCAATGGCTGCAATTCTGTGTGATGATAGTCTTTTGATTCCTGAAAAATAATATCATGTGTAACCTTGGGAGAGCATCAATTTTTCATAAATGTGATTACGTTGCTCTCTGCATTGCATAACTTCTGAATCCCACAAGTGCCTTTTCTGCTGGTTATTTCTGGCCCATTAAAGTGTCATTATCTGACTCTATTCGAGTTGATCTTTCGAGATGAACCTTTTTCCCATCTTAAATTAATGTGCCATGCTTGGGGTTGTTTACattctttgccttttgttgtaaAGGATTATTAAAATCAAATAAGGATGTATACAGTAAATAAGGAATTCTGTTAATCTGTGGCAGTCTgatatgattaattaaataagaaAACCATAAACTTCCTTTAGATAATGTGCAATAATTTCCAGATAATTTCCaatgggtgaaaaaaaaaatcactagatCTTTTTAATATCTCAGATGTTTTCTTAGACACCAATGAGATTAAATAGAGAAATGGAGACGTAAAATGTTCCATTTGTGAAATAGACCACAGTAGCTAATCTAACATGCCTACTTCATTTTATTAAGAAATCTGAACAATGTCTGAAACTGGGGTCGGATTAGCCAAgatacaaaagaatgcaaaagtaaaaaaaaataaaataaaaaataaaaaactcaatcaaaacatttctcattaaaatcTTCCAAAAGTTGTGTATTTAcatatttccattgatcattATGTAAATAATGGGGGTATTACGAATTGAGAGGAATGCGTTTTCGCTTCTGTCTGCGctattttctaattattttaatttagccTACCAATCTACTGTAAAAAACGCGTTGCGTGTGTCTCGCGCCTTCAAAAACTTTgaaaaacgcgtctcgagacacctgctcTCCGTTCTATTCGTTGCGCTGCTTCGCGTTCGGTCTGACGAATTTGCAATTCAAAGTAGGATTTCAAAGTAGACTTGAAAATTTAACAAAGCATTCAAATGAGTCTTTGATTTTGTGCATGTAGGACTAAAGACAGAACTGACCGAATAAACTGTTGCTGAATCCATCCCAAACGCATGTGGCTGAATTAAAGATCCATCCTCTCTTTACGCACGAGACGAAGGTGAAGTTAATCCCAATAACAGACACCAGCAGATCACTTACACTTATATTCACTATTAATAAATTAGTTGGTGTTCGGAGTCTCTTGAATCTGTAGTAAagaataatgatgatgatgttgtTACAGAAGCCCAGGACACCGATGGATCCGATGGTGAATGCCAGGAGTCTGTAAATCTCATCGGCGAAAATATAGTTATACAGATTAGTCTCGGTCGATGTTCCATTAACAGAATTCATTTCCTTTCCAAGTGAAATTCCAGCATGGTGCAACTGAAGCTACTGATGTTCAGTAACCCGAATCACCAGCTCGTCCAGAAAAAATCAGGGCAGCCAAATAGTGATTTTATTTCAGTGTGTCAGTAGTGTTGAATTCTCCATGCAGTCATCCTTCTCGCATCACCGACACATCAAAAGAAATGAATGAAAGTCCCTACTGGAAGCGCACGAGACCTCTCAAGCTTTTAATATGAATAACATTCACTAATGACTGAGTGCAGAGAAAAAGCGCTGTTATGAACTCAAGAGATGCTCAGTATTTAATGCGCTGTTATGAACACTAATGACAGTATGAGTTATATTTATAATTCACTGTTATAACCACGAATGACATGTCACAGTGATGTTATCGTTATGTAATGACTATAATAATTACAgtgaatatattatttattattgtgacATATATTTGCCTGTCAACATTCTCAAAAGCACATTaagtaaaaaagaataataataacttttattaacaaagGATAATCAAAGTTTAAAAACTGGTCATCGAATTTGTCATATTTACACAGCAAAAAATCTATAAAGTTGCATACACTAATATTTAATTGGACCGCTTTTAGCTCACTTAATTTTTAGCTTAGATTATGGCGCGCATTTGGCGTCGCATTGTTTCAACAACCCTATGCaatatcacaacatttatttccatccattgTTGCAgtaatttttggccgagatcttgtatcgATGACGGGAGAGATGAACCACTCTGTGAAGACttatccagcacatcccaaagactttcaatggggttaaggtcaggactttctggtggccaattcatgtgtgaaaataattcCTCATGCAATCTGAAGCACTCGTTCACattttgagcctgatgaatcttggcattgttgtcctggaatatgcctgtgccgtcagggaagaaaaaatccattgatgggataacctggtcattcagtacattcaggtagtcagacttcattttattgctgcgtAACATTGCTGAGACTAGACCTGACCTACTAAAGCAACGCAAGATCATagcactgcctccagaggcttgtacagtgggcactatatATGACGGGTGCATcacttcatgtgcttcccttcttaccctaatgcaggcccggttccagatcaaaatcactgagggtgcttctgaaaatagtgggggtgctctgtataaagtggagatgtatcataattatatattaaatcatgtttaaatgctacttaaacaacataaataaaagatttttttaatgtacaaaacatttattgcttaTGGGGGTTTTCCCCCCATGATCTTTcgctgaaaatgacagcaaaattCTGCGCCTGCAGATTAGGACATACTGATGTGCAAAATCATACACTTTATATTGTAAGTTTTGATGCAGCATTTGTGCATTCACAAAATGCaaggatttttgtgtgtttgctggtATTCAAGaaaatctgcttgccaatttacagtattagtcttacatatttaattgagcaggggtgtgcaattattttggtacTGGGGCCACATCAGCCGTTATGTAGAACATggaacaaagaagaagaaaaaatcagcaGTTTTGTCTTTTGAGCCCAAcatgcactcaatgaatgatgcacaaATTTCTGAAGTGTATACTGATGGGACCATCCTGCgattgcttgaagttttgctgctacttttcaatcatgtgttagtaaaactgaataaaggctgaataaaattattaattgattattttAGCCATATTTCAATGCAAtggtaatttagtattcaattGAACACTCTATATCAGCTGACGGTTCTGAcggctgacggttcaccactatctgTCCAGGTTTTagtaatgcgttggacagttcttaacacaATTCcaatgatttcagcaatctcctgagttgttttctttgcttgatgcaggcatATTTTACCCCTTCTGCTTCACAGTAGCATCTTTTCCACAACC is a window of Xyrauchen texanus isolate HMW12.3.18 chromosome 24, RBS_HiC_50CHRs, whole genome shotgun sequence DNA encoding:
- the LOC127617927 gene encoding opsin-3-like; translated protein: MNSVNGTSTETNLYNYIFADEIYRLLAFTIGSIGVLGFCNNIIIIILYYRFKRLRTPTNLLIVNISVSDLLVSVIGINFTFVSCVKRGWIFNSATCVWDGFSNSLFGIVSIMTLSGLAYERYIRVVHAKVIDFPWAWRAIAHIWMYSLAWTGAPLLGWNRYTLEVHQLGCSLDWASKNPNDAAFILFFLLGCFFVPVGVMAYCYGNILYTVRMLRSIQDLQTVQTIKILRYEKKVAVMFLMMIACFLVCWTPYAVVSMLEAFGRKSIISPTVAIIPSLFAKSSTAYNPVIYAFMSRKFRRCMLQLLCSRLPNLQHSIKDRPLARIEHPVRPIVMSQGRSNRPKKRVTFCSSSIVFIIASNDTHPLDITSKCTDVPEINVIQVRPL